The Coleofasciculus chthonoplastes PCC 7420 genomic sequence TGGGATAACTTTTCTTAGTACCGCTATGTCTGGTGTTGTTAGTAATGCACCAGCTCAAGCTTTCTCAATTGATTCCATCAACCTTCTCACTGATAATGCTAGATGGTCATCAATACCAAGTGGCTTTGCCAGCGGTTCTACCTACGACGGATTTAATTTTACTGTTAGCGGAACACCAGGAGAACAAGTATCTGAGATTTCCTTTTCCTTCTCATTTAAAGGACTATTTGATGACTCGGTAGCACTTGATCTCAATGGTGATGGTACAATTGATTTTGCGGTAGACTATCATGATGTAGCAGCAACACTTGATCCGAAACCTGTTGCTTCAATTCGTTCGCTATATACTCCATGGTCTGATGCCAATGATGTCGAAAACACGATTACCAATTTAACAATAACACCAACTGGTTCTACTGGATCTGTATCCATATATGGAAAGGAAGTAATACTTGGACTTACAGATCAAAAAGGTGGATACCGTCGTCCATCAGAAAGTTTTAGCAACCTCGCAGACATAACCCTAGAAGACTTAGGTTTGGAGCCAGGTGGGCTAATTCCTGAATCGGGGACTGTAACAACTTCAGAAATCAGAATTGGCTATCTAAACATAGGAGGACAGGGCGGTGGAAATCCCGAAATTGAATCAGAAAACTTTACAATTTCAGATCCAGAACCCGTACCTGAACCCTTAACTATCCTTGGTTCAGCAACAGCACTAGGCATTGGTGGCTTACTTAAACGAGAGCATTCTAAAAAGCAGAAGAAAAGCTAACTGTTGAAGAGTTGAACTGACGGGCATCTAGACAATATAGACTAGATGCCTTGATAATTAAGTAATAACTGCAAAATTTTGATTTGTCCTGTAAGGCTCTAGAAGGCATCTGTAATTTTGATAATGCAGTCTCCTAAATGCGGTTATCGAAGGCTTCAGGATTCTCTCAGCAAGCGTGAGGATGATTTTAGCTTGCGCGGTGAGAGTCTGGCTTATTCAACTTGAAATGACCAATGACCAATGACCAATGACCAATGACAACCTACTTAGATTATTGCCAGTTACCGATGAGGATAAAGGGTGCCCAGTAGGCGGGGTGGGCATATTGATCGTTGATTTCTGGACTGTTTTGGGCTTGAATCAGTTTTCGTTGTGCTAGGCTCAGAGCTTGAGCTTTACTCATGCTAGAGTGAGACCAATTTTGGTAAAAGTCAGTGACGAGGGTTTTGGTTGAGGCATCGGGAATAAACCAGAGAGAGGCTAAGGCTGTTTTAACGCCGGATTGAACGGCGATACCTGCTAAACCTAAGGCGGCACGATCATCGCCAACGGCTGTCTGACAAGCGGTGAGGGCAAGTAAATCGACCGAATTAGAACCCTGACTCAGATGACGAATCGTGGTTTCTAAGTCTTTAAGCGTCAGCTTCTGATTATTACCAGTAACCAAGAATGTATCTTCGGGTACAGCACTAAACTGTCCATGAGTAGCAATATGGAGAATCGGATAAACAGTTTGGCTGAGTTCGGCTTGTAAGCGATCGCGGGTAAATTGATTGTCTAAGAGGGTTTTACTGCTGGGAAACAAGGTTTTCAGTTGCTGGAGTTCCGATTTAACATGGGTGAGGGCGGGAAAGGTTTGTCCGTTTACTGTGGCTTTTGCCGTTAACCCCAGGGCTAACACTTGAAGGGATTCATCGGTTAAGTGTTGAGGTGCAGTGAGGGTTAAACTGGGGGTTGTGGCAATGGCGTAGGTTTCCACTAAGAAGCTTTCCCCATTATGTAGGGCAGCCATGGGAATGCTGCGTAAGATCCCATCTTGGCTGAAAACTAGAGTGTTTATCCCAGCGGCGTCTAAATCGGTAATAAAGGGGCGAATTATCCAATTGTACAGGTTTTGAGCAGGTTTGGGGTCGTAAATCAGATCCCGTCGTCTTTCCAATCCTCGGCGAAATTCATTGGCGGTTTCTCGTAGGATTTGACTATCAATCTCAATCCATTTGAGTTGGGTTGGGGCGTTGGGTAGGGTGAGCAGGATCGCGGTATGATTGTTGAAGATAATTGAACGGAAAATAGCGGTATCGTCTCCCACCAATTGCTCTAAACTTTCCTGAGGAATGGGTGTGAATAGACAATCATTGCCAAAGTAATTTTGCAGTTCGGCAAGTTTG encodes the following:
- a CDS encoding PEP-CTERM sorting domain-containing protein — translated: MYTLRIGEKLSIAFGITFLSTAMSGVVSNAPAQAFSIDSINLLTDNARWSSIPSGFASGSTYDGFNFTVSGTPGEQVSEISFSFSFKGLFDDSVALDLNGDGTIDFAVDYHDVAATLDPKPVASIRSLYTPWSDANDVENTITNLTITPTGSTGSVSIYGKEVILGLTDQKGGYRRPSESFSNLADITLEDLGLEPGGLIPESGTVTTSEIRIGYLNIGGQGGGNPEIESENFTISDPEPVPEPLTILGSATALGIGGLLKREHSKKQKKS
- a CDS encoding CHAT domain-containing protein, which translates into the protein YADSAQQRGAKQRASQFRQKALNDYQQAFRYFQQSLELAHRSQDQPNQMRALLNLIQLAQHPLISPQLDAAQINQAVQEALFLLNQLPDSRNLVYAAIDLANLQPAASTLTPQKYQCPPRQLPSLAESLLQQAVSIAQRMEDARSESFALGELGHFYECQNDYSQALQFTQKARLAADQNRQAQDSLYLWEWQAARLFQAQGNQTEAIAAYQRAIATLTDIRQELLMADSDVQFDFRDRINPLHRDFAQYQLERVERLPVTEAQLEIESALKTIDALKLAELQNYFGNDCLFTPIPQESLEQLVGDDTAIFRSIIFNNHTAILLTLPNAPTQLKWIEIDSQILRETANEFRRGLERRRDLIYDPKPAQNLYNWIIRPFITDLDAAGINTLVFSQDGILRSIPMAALHNGESFLVETYAIATTPSLTLTAPQHLTDESLQVLALGLTAKATVNGQTFPALTHVKSELQQLKTLFPSSKTLLDNQFTRDRLQAELSQTVYPILHIATHGQFSAVPEDTFLVTGNNQKLTLKDLETTIRHLSQGSNSVDLLALTACQTAVGDDRAALGLAGIAVQSGVKTALASLWFIPDASTKTLVTDFYQNWSHSSMSKAQALSLAQRKLIQAQNSPEINDQYAHPAYWAPFILIGNWQ